The following are encoded together in the Phocoena sinus isolate mPhoSin1 chromosome 11, mPhoSin1.pri, whole genome shotgun sequence genome:
- the HHATL gene encoding protein-cysteine N-palmitoyltransferase HHAT-like protein: MGVKTALPAAELGLYSLVLSGALGYAGRGLFEASQGGAHRKAFRESVRPGWEYIGRKMDVADFEWVMWFTSFRNAIFFALSGHVLFAKLCTMVAPQLRSWVYAAYGALAVVGTMGPWYLLLLLGHCVGLYVVSLLHQPWLCLGLGLASLASFKLDPLISWQSGFVTGTFDLQEVLFHGGSGFTVLRCTSFALESCAHPDRRYSLADLLKYNFYLPFFFFGPIMTFDRFHAQVSQVEPVRREGELWRIRAQAGLSVVAIVAVDIFFHFFYILTIPNDLKFASRLPDSALAGLAYSNLVYDWVKAAVLFGVVNTVARLDHLDPPQPPKCITALYVFSETHFDRGINDWLCRYVYDHVGGEHSEVIPELAATVATFAITTLWLGPCDTVYLWSCLNCFGLNFELWVQKLAEWGPLARIEASLSEQMSRRVRAIFGAMNFWAIVMYNLVSLNSFEFTELVAKRLLLTGFPQTTLAVLFVTYCGVQLVKERERTLMLEEEQKQDKEKPE, from the exons ATGGGCGTCAAGACAGCCTTGCCCGCAGCAGAGCTGGGCCTGTACTCCCTGGTGCTGAGCGGGGCCCTAGGCTATGCCGGCCGGGGCCTCTTTGAGGCTTCACAAG GTGGGGCCCACAGGAAAGCCTTCCGGGAGTCTGTGCGACCTGGCTGGGAGTACATTGGCCGGAAGATG GACGTGGCTGACTTCGAGTGGGTGATGTGGTTCACCTCCTTCCGCAACGCCATCTTCTTCGCTCTCTCCGGACACGTGCTGTTTGCGAAACTCTGCACTATGGTTGCCCCCCAG CTCCGCTCCTGGGTGTATGCTGCGTACGGGGCCCTGGCGGTGGTGGGCACGATGGGCCCTTGGTACCTGCTACTCCTGCTTGGCCACTGCGTGGGCCTCTACGTTGTCTCACTCTTGCACCAGCCCTGGCTCTGTCTCGGCCTCGGCCTGGCCAGCCTTGCCTCTTTCAAGCTGGACCCCCTCATCTCCTGGCAG AGCGGGTTTGTAACAGGGACTTTTGATCTTCAAGAGGTGCTGTTTCACGGGGGCAGCGGCTTCACGGTGCTGCGTTGTACCAGCTTTGCGCTGGAGAGCTGTGCCCACCCTGACCGCCGCTACTCCCTAGCTGACCTGCTCAAGTACAATTTCTACCTGCCCTTCTTCTTCTTCGGGCCCATTATGACCTTTGATCGCTTCCACGCTCAG GTGAGCCAGGTGGAGCCAGTGCGGCGAGAGGGCGAGCTGTGGCGCATCCGGGCCCAGGCGGGCCTCAGCGTGGTAGCCATCGTGGCCGTGGACATCTTCTTCCACTTCTTCTACATCCTCACCATCCCCAATGACCTCAAGTTCGCCAGCCGCCTCCCGGACAGCGCCCTCG CTGGCCTAGCCTACTCAAACCTGGTGTACGACTGGGTGAAGGCGGCCGTCCTCTTCGGCGTCGTCAACACCGTGGCGCGCCTCGACCACTTGGACCCGCCCCAGCCTCCCAAGTGCATCACAGCGCTCTACGTCTTCTCCGAGAC GCACTTTGACCGTGGCATCAACGACTGGCTTTGCAG GTACGTGTATGACCACGTGGGTGGGGAGCACTCTGAGGTGATCCCAGAGCTGGCGGCCACTGTGGCCACGTTTGCCATCACCACTCTGTGGCTCGGACCTTGTGATACTGTCTACTTGTGGTCATGCCTTAACTGCTTTGGCCTCAACTTTGAGCTCTGGGTACAGAAGCTGGCAGAGTGGGGGCCCCTGGCACGAATTGAG GCCTCTCTGTCGGAGCAGATGTCCCGCAGGGTCCGAGCCATCTTTGGGGCCATGAACTTCTGGGCCATCGTCATGTACAACCTTGTAAGCCTGAACAGCTTTGAGTTCACAGAGCTGGTCGCCAAGCGCCTGCTACTCACAG GGTTCCCCCAGACCACGCTGGCCGTCCTGTTTGTCACCTACTGTGGTGTCCAGCTGGTGAAGGAGCGAGAGCGAACCCTGATGCTGGAGGAGGAGCAGAAGCAGGACAAAGAGAAGCCCGAgtag
- the CCDC13 gene encoding coiled-coil domain-containing protein 13, translating to MAEDTLRLQFRAMQEMQHRRLQKQMEKRKEKELSFQSRVDDQKEPVEISDGLSVLQAGEQNSKTSFEQRMLEDEIERLRDQLRETVDENGRLYKLLKERDFEIKHLKKKIEEDRFAFTGTAGVAGDVTATKIVELSKKNRVLMAESEGAKTRARQLSNRIQELERELQMALARLPAKGATDAGAKLPKAQMGDRALQDSPEVKVLQDRLAATNLKMSDLRNQIRAVKQELRMAQKVLTNEVGEDVNIQQLLSSPGTWRGRAQQILVLQSKVRELEKQLGQTRSRSVETASDELSVYPDPRKLSAQEKNLRRIHNLEREKQESWEKLAAERDALQRELEELKKKFEGVRSRNKVLSSEVKTLRSQMGTLVEKGRHDDELIDALMDQLKQLQEILGSLSLQEEKTRASKHHLDQQLNNEAQQSSSLVAQLRATVAEREAKVRQLEVEIGQLSMQYLRNKGVGEGSSGPEVNPASAKFPEDPGLTNSPASAGDHAGRLVSSRSVTSLGHTLVESALTRPSLHSPHGPSPRFSDSPEQKAWQKQVTEFKALWQAAEVERDRLTEFVTVLQKRVEESNCKLLESERKLQEERHRTAVLEQQLEKMRLEPGRTSASQRAAPRSKTGVPTSNTRHNPKESERKDPSSAQISSVPVESQMEELTTRLAIQVEENEMLKAALSSALRGKEEDFRMYHETLGQVKGVFLQALRQQKADKH from the exons CTTCCAAAGCAGAGTTGATGACCAAAAAGAGCCCGTGGAGATCTCTGATGGCCTCAGCGTCCTCCAAGCCGGGGAGCAGAACTCAAAAACCAGCTTTGAGCAGAG GATGCTTGAAGACGAGATCGAACGGCTTCGGGATCAACTCAGGGAAACAGTGGATGAGAACGGGCGATTGTATAAGTTGCTGAAGGAGAGGGACTTTGAAATCAAAcacctcaaaaagaaaatagaagaggacaGATTTGCCTTCACAG GGACGGCTGGTGTGGCTGGGGATGTGACTGCCACCAAGATCGTTGAGCTGTCCAAAAAGAACCGGGTGCTGATGGCAGAGTCCGAGGGTGCGAAGACCAGAGCGAGGCAGCTGAGCAACCGCATCCAGGAGCTGGAGCGAGAG CTGCAGATGGCCCTGGCCAGGCTGCCGGCCAAGGGAGCCACCGACGCAGGAGCCAAGCTGCCGAAGGCCCAGATGGGAGACAGAGCCTTG CAGGACAGCCCAGAGGTGAAGGTCTTGCAGGACAGGCTGGCGGCCACAAACCTGAAGATGAGTGACCTCCGCAACCAGATCCGGGCTGTGAAGCAGGAGCTCCGGATGGCCCAGAAG GTTTTAACCAATGAGGTTGGGGAAGATGTGAACATCCAGCAGCTCCTGTCCTCGCCTGGGACGTGGAGGGGTCGAGCGCAACAAATTCTCGTCTTGCAGAGCAAG GTTCGAGAGCTTGAGAAACAGCTGGGACAGACTCGGAGCCGGTCGGTAGAAACGGCCAGTGATGAGCTGTCTGTCTATCCCGATCCAAGGAAGCTGTCGGCACAGGAGAAAAATCTGCGGAGGATCCACAACCTGGAGAGGGAAAAACAGGAGAGCTGGGAG AAACTTGCAGCGGAGCGGGATGCCCTCCAGAGAGAGCTCGAGGAGCTGAAAAAGAAGTTTGAGGGCGTGAGGTCCCGGAACAAGGTGCTGTCGAGCGAAGTGAAGACCCTCAGGAGTCAGATGGGGACCCTCGTGGAGAAGGGCCGTCATGACGACGAGCTCATCGACGCCCTCATG GACCAGCTGAAGCAGCTACAGGAGATTCTGGGCAGTCTGAGTCTGCAGGAGGAGAAGACGCGAGCGTCCAAGCACCACTTGGACCAGCAGCTCAACAATGAGGCTCAGCAGAGCAGCAGCCTCGTGGCCCAGCTGCGGGCCACGGTGGCTGAGCGGGAGGCCAAGGTGCGGCAGCTGGAGGTGGAGATCGGGCAGCTCAGTATGCAG TATCTTCGGAATAAAGGAGTAGGCGAGGGGTCCAGTGGGCCCGAGGTCAACCCGGCCTCCGCCAAGTTCCCCGAGGACCCGGGCCTGACCAATTCCCCGGCCTCAGCAGGCGATCACGCTGGCAGGCTTGTATCTTCTCG CTCCGTGACCAGCCTGGGCCACACGCTGGTGGAATCTGCTCTCACACGGCCTTCCCTGCACAGTCCTCACGGGCCCTCACCCAG GTTCTCGGACTCCCCAGAACAAAAAGCCTGGCAGAAACAGGTGACAGAGTTCAAAGCCCTGTGGCAGGCCGCTGAGGTGGAACGTGACCGGCTCACCGAGTTTGTCACCGTTCTGCAGAAACG GGTGGAGGAGAGCAACTGCAAGCTTCTGGAGTCAGAGAGGAAGCTGCAGGAGGAGCGGCACCGCACCGCGGTGCTGGAGCAGCAGCTGGAGAAGATGCGCCTGGAGCCTGGGAGGACGTCAGCTTCTCAGAGAGCAGCCCCCAGGAGCAAAACAG GTGTGCCCACCTCTAACACCAGGCACAACCCAAAGGAGAGTGAGAGGAAGGACCCATCTTCTGCCCAGATCTCCAGTGTGCCCGTGGAATCCCAGATGGAGGAGCTGACCACCAG GCTGGCCATCCAGGTGGAGGAGAACGAAATGCTGAAGGCTGCCCTAAGCAGTGCCCTCCGGGGAAAGGAGGAGGACTTCCGAATGTACCATGAGACCCTGGGCCAGGTGAAAGGGGTCTTCCTGCAGGCCCTGCGGCAGCAGAAGGCAGACAAGCACTAG